In Kitasatospora gansuensis, a genomic segment contains:
- a CDS encoding PucR family transcriptional regulator has product MATVTASSGSPAASGPGEWGRLLEEVARTGRRLRRDELEALREYGGRCALAGRGLAELVDEQLAESGRVWAGQPVDGASMAALRAAVAALAGGHGRAYREQLHQEEARRREFVADLLSSRSDLGRLAEHAERFGLNLACAHIVAVADGDGYDPEDPLVRGVERQLLGRFGDQEVLLAVKHGRLVCILPAGPGESAAIQAFAELTGRRRVVVGRPHSGPGGAVRSYEEARSALEQANRLRLPGQLLSAADLLVLPVLLRDRVALEELVNGVLGPLREARGGAVPLLETLAAYADSRYVLAEAARRLGLSVRALSYRLDRIVRLTGLDPDDALQRYTLETAAFGARLLGWPDQSAAG; this is encoded by the coding sequence ATGGCCACGGTCACAGCGTCGTCGGGGTCGCCTGCGGCGTCCGGCCCGGGCGAGTGGGGACGGCTGCTGGAGGAGGTCGCCAGAACCGGGCGGCGCCTGCGGCGGGACGAGCTGGAGGCGCTGCGGGAGTACGGAGGCCGGTGTGCCCTGGCGGGGCGGGGGCTGGCCGAGCTGGTCGACGAGCAACTGGCCGAAAGCGGGCGGGTCTGGGCGGGGCAGCCGGTGGACGGGGCCTCCATGGCCGCGCTGCGGGCGGCGGTGGCCGCACTCGCCGGCGGGCACGGCCGGGCCTACCGGGAGCAGTTGCACCAGGAGGAGGCCCGGCGGCGGGAGTTCGTCGCCGACCTGCTGAGCAGCCGGAGCGACCTGGGCCGGCTGGCCGAGCACGCCGAGCGCTTCGGGCTCAACCTGGCCTGCGCCCATATCGTGGCGGTCGCCGACGGCGACGGCTACGACCCCGAGGACCCCTTGGTGCGCGGGGTGGAGCGGCAGTTGCTCGGCCGCTTCGGCGATCAGGAGGTGCTGCTCGCTGTGAAGCACGGGCGGCTGGTCTGCATCCTGCCCGCCGGCCCCGGCGAGAGTGCGGCGATCCAGGCGTTCGCGGAGCTGACGGGGCGTCGGCGGGTGGTGGTCGGCCGTCCGCACAGCGGGCCCGGCGGGGCGGTCCGCTCGTACGAGGAGGCCCGGAGCGCGCTGGAGCAGGCCAACCGGCTCCGGCTGCCGGGGCAGTTGCTGTCCGCGGCCGATCTGCTGGTGCTGCCCGTGCTGCTGCGGGACCGGGTCGCCCTGGAGGAGCTGGTGAACGGGGTGCTCGGCCCGCTGCGCGAGGCCCGCGGCGGGGCGGTGCCGCTGCTGGAGACCCTGGCCGCCTACGCCGACTCGCGCTATGTGCTGGCGGAGGCGGCGCGGCGACTCGGGCTGAGCGTCCGGGCGCTGTCGTACCGGCTGGACCGGATCGTCCGGCTGACCGGGCTGGATCCGGACGATGCGCTCCAGCGCTACACCCTGGAGACGGCGGCCTTCGGCGCGCGGCTGCTCGGGTGGCCCGATCAGTCCGCGGCGGGGTAG
- a CDS encoding low temperature requirement protein A, translating into MTGDVAERPQAKEGERVEQRVTWAELFFDLVWVFAITQIAVALAHAHSLLDVAMAVMLFLPLWMGWVGAALLGNATGESLDGVHGRLLVFALAACGLGMSVAVPDALGDRGVLFGVCYVLMRLILWQRMRRWPTFGGLRIEPFSVSLLVSGPLFLTGAFLDSGPRQVLWTVGALAEVLGTALLGKRLDRARFETSHLPERFGLFVIMALGETVIASGGHVSDGHLGTVALVTLGVAFVLIVQLWWAYFHYSAPAARHSLDVDPVQARIVRDVFSYAHLAYAVAIILMAVGLEELLAAPLQHPHELPQFMLAPGAALYLAGFCYARWRMFGAAAVPRTAGALACLALAATASAVPQVVTAVLVVLVLGAVNGVEAFIVETGRPLLLLRMPGRRRAAN; encoded by the coding sequence ATGACCGGGGACGTGGCCGAGAGACCGCAGGCCAAGGAAGGGGAACGCGTCGAACAGCGGGTCACCTGGGCGGAGTTGTTCTTCGACCTGGTGTGGGTCTTCGCCATCACCCAGATCGCGGTGGCCCTGGCGCACGCGCACTCGCTGTTGGACGTGGCGATGGCAGTGATGCTGTTCCTGCCGCTCTGGATGGGCTGGGTCGGGGCGGCGCTGCTCGGCAACGCGACGGGCGAGAGCCTGGACGGGGTGCACGGGCGGCTGCTGGTCTTCGCGCTGGCGGCCTGCGGTCTCGGGATGAGCGTCGCGGTGCCGGACGCCCTCGGCGACCGGGGCGTGCTGTTCGGGGTCTGCTACGTGCTGATGCGGCTGATCCTGTGGCAGCGGATGCGGCGCTGGCCGACCTTCGGCGGGCTGCGGATCGAACCGTTCTCGGTGAGCCTGCTGGTGAGCGGGCCGCTGTTCCTGACCGGTGCCTTCCTGGACAGCGGGCCGCGCCAAGTCCTCTGGACGGTCGGCGCCTTGGCCGAGGTGCTGGGCACGGCGCTGCTGGGCAAGCGGCTGGACCGGGCCAGGTTCGAGACCTCCCATCTCCCGGAGCGGTTCGGCCTGTTCGTCATCATGGCGCTCGGCGAGACGGTGATCGCCTCCGGCGGCCACGTCTCGGACGGTCACCTCGGTACGGTCGCCCTGGTCACCCTGGGGGTGGCGTTCGTGCTGATCGTGCAGCTCTGGTGGGCCTACTTCCACTACAGCGCCCCGGCGGCCCGGCACAGCCTGGACGTCGACCCGGTGCAGGCCAGGATCGTCCGGGACGTGTTCAGCTACGCGCACCTGGCGTACGCGGTGGCCATCATCCTGATGGCGGTCGGACTGGAGGAGCTGCTCGCCGCACCGCTCCAACACCCGCACGAGCTGCCGCAGTTCATGCTGGCGCCGGGAGCGGCGCTCTACCTGGCCGGGTTCTGCTACGCCCGCTGGCGGATGTTCGGCGCGGCGGCGGTGCCGCGGACGGCGGGCGCGCTGGCCTGCCTGGCCCTGGCCGCGACCGCCTCGGCGGTGCCGCAGGTGGTCACGGCGGTGCTGGTGGTGCTGGTGCTCGGCGCGGTCAACGGGGTGGAGGCGTTCATCGTCGAGACCGGCCGCCCACTGCTGCTGCTCCGGATGCCGGGGCGGCGTCGCGCGGCGAACTAG
- a CDS encoding ArsR/SmtB family transcription factor — MLTLRFSAQDLARTRFGHSPLWEVVTSVEALKDPGGKPLHLGWARDTRAALPAVDLSLLFALVPIPTLYVPSFLTPVPQTESPSLAEELATLAATPAELVRADLARLTGPPNASLAAPVAELYRDPADGLARLADQIRAYWEVAIQPHWSRIQRLVEGEVLYRARSIARGGAAELFEALHPQVSWADDTLRVRHRNYEATRTLDGGRGLVLVPTVFVWPGVFSQSTPPRQPGLVYPPRGIAALWETPRDRAPDALAALLGRSRAGLLAELGSPASTTELAARTGMPAPTVSHHLTTLRAAGLAASHRTGRTVLYLRTPLGEALLNGG; from the coding sequence GTGCTCACCCTGCGGTTCTCCGCCCAGGACCTGGCCCGGACCCGGTTCGGCCACTCCCCGCTCTGGGAGGTGGTCACCAGCGTCGAAGCCCTCAAGGACCCCGGCGGCAAACCTCTGCACCTCGGCTGGGCCCGGGACACCCGGGCCGCTCTCCCGGCGGTGGACCTGTCGCTGCTGTTCGCGCTGGTGCCGATCCCCACGCTGTACGTCCCGAGCTTCCTCACGCCCGTTCCGCAGACCGAGTCACCCTCACTGGCGGAGGAGTTGGCCACCCTGGCGGCCACCCCGGCGGAGCTGGTCCGGGCCGACCTGGCGCGGCTCACCGGCCCACCGAACGCCTCGCTGGCCGCCCCGGTCGCCGAGCTGTACCGCGACCCGGCCGACGGGCTGGCCCGGCTCGCCGACCAGATCCGGGCCTACTGGGAGGTCGCCATCCAGCCGCACTGGAGCCGGATCCAGCGCCTGGTCGAGGGCGAAGTCCTGTACCGGGCCCGGTCGATCGCCCGGGGCGGCGCCGCCGAGCTGTTCGAGGCGCTGCACCCCCAGGTCAGCTGGGCCGACGACACCCTCCGGGTCAGGCACCGTAACTACGAGGCCACCCGCACCCTGGACGGCGGCCGGGGGCTGGTCCTGGTGCCCACCGTCTTCGTCTGGCCCGGGGTCTTCTCCCAGAGCACCCCGCCCCGGCAGCCCGGCCTGGTCTACCCGCCGCGCGGCATCGCCGCGCTCTGGGAGACCCCTCGCGACCGGGCTCCCGACGCGCTGGCCGCCCTGCTCGGCCGCTCCCGGGCCGGGCTGCTCGCCGAGCTCGGCTCCCCCGCCTCCACCACCGAACTCGCCGCCCGCACCGGCATGCCGGCCCCGACCGTCTCGCACCACCTCACCACGCTCCGGGCGGCCGGCCTCGCCGCCTCGCACCGGACCGGCCGCACCGTGCTCTACCTGCGCACCCCGCTCGGCGAGGCGCTGCTCAACGGCGGCTAG
- a CDS encoding MFS transporter has product MRTLRRFGLPRVAGNGGLVGASVIDSLGSGLVLAFVLVYFARTTELSLPVIGGALTLARLLAVPTAVTVGPLIDRWGARGLALAGNLISAAGYAGFLISHQVWQIVAAAWLAQVGAVTYWTSSTGLVVLAADGAERPRWFAMIHMLRNVGLGLGGALGAFLVGIGGTAGLRGVVVANAVSFLVAVVLLWRWRPTVRAVPAAARAGGGYRTVLRDRRYLLLVAINVSFVFSALILSLLLAVYITEGLHREAWIAGALLVLNGGQVALTQTVVSRWLERFRPTRVIAAACGINALAFGVFAVLADAPGWAVPAGLFLAMLLYTLAETAATPFSEELSVSLAPEQLRGRYLAVYQLSWTFGQTVAPGLLTLLLAGGASRPWLFLIGLSLAAVPALLLLERLTAARPVAEPALAA; this is encoded by the coding sequence ATGCGTACCTTGCGGAGATTCGGCCTGCCCCGGGTGGCGGGGAACGGCGGGCTGGTCGGGGCCAGCGTGATCGACAGCCTGGGCAGCGGGCTGGTGCTCGCGTTCGTGCTGGTCTACTTCGCCCGCACCACCGAGCTCTCGCTGCCGGTGATCGGCGGGGCGCTCACGCTGGCCCGGCTGCTCGCGGTGCCGACGGCGGTGACGGTCGGTCCGCTGATCGACCGTTGGGGCGCGCGCGGGCTGGCGCTGGCGGGCAACCTGATCTCCGCGGCCGGGTACGCGGGCTTCCTGATCAGCCATCAGGTCTGGCAGATCGTGGCGGCCGCCTGGCTGGCCCAGGTCGGCGCGGTGACGTACTGGACGTCGAGCACCGGTCTGGTGGTGCTGGCGGCGGACGGGGCGGAGCGGCCGCGCTGGTTCGCCATGATCCACATGCTGCGCAACGTCGGCCTCGGGCTCGGCGGCGCGCTCGGCGCCTTCCTGGTCGGCATCGGCGGCACGGCCGGGCTGCGCGGGGTGGTGGTGGCCAACGCGGTCAGCTTCCTGGTCGCCGTCGTGCTGCTGTGGCGCTGGCGGCCGACGGTCCGGGCGGTACCGGCCGCAGCCCGCGCCGGGGGCGGCTACCGGACGGTGCTCCGGGACCGGCGCTACCTGCTGCTGGTGGCGATCAACGTCAGCTTCGTCTTCTCGGCGCTGATCCTCAGTCTGCTGCTGGCCGTCTACATCACCGAGGGCCTGCACCGCGAGGCCTGGATCGCCGGTGCGCTGCTGGTGCTGAACGGTGGTCAGGTCGCGCTCACCCAGACCGTGGTGAGCAGGTGGCTGGAGCGGTTCCGGCCGACCCGGGTGATCGCCGCCGCCTGCGGGATCAACGCGCTGGCCTTTGGCGTCTTCGCGGTGCTGGCCGACGCCCCGGGCTGGGCGGTGCCGGCCGGTCTCTTCCTGGCGATGCTGCTGTACACCCTGGCGGAGACCGCCGCGACGCCGTTCTCCGAGGAGCTGAGCGTCTCGCTCGCCCCCGAGCAGCTGCGCGGCCGGTACCTGGCGGTCTATCAGCTCTCCTGGACCTTCGGCCAGACCGTGGCCCCCGGCCTGCTGACCCTGCTGCTGGCCGGCGGCGCGAGCCGGCCGTGGCTGTTCCTGATCGGACTCAGCCTGGCGGCGGTGCCCGCCCTGCTGCTGCTGGAACGGCTGACCGCCGCCCGGCCGGTCGCCGAGCCGGCCCTGGCTGCCTGA
- a CDS encoding MFS transporter — translation MSPVTDTPDRRRWLALAVVMTASLMDLVDVTIVNIAMPSIQLDLGAGYSTLQWITAGYALAFAIGLITGGRLGDIYGRKRLFLIGITGFTLASALCGLAGSPEMLVAARVLQGATASLMVPQVLSIIHVTFPAHERGKVFGMFGAMVGLGAVLGPLLGALLTEWDLFGLGWRPIFLVNLPIGIAGLLLGAKYVGESKAPQALKLDLVGMLLAGAGLLMLLYPLTQGRESGWPVWGFVSMGLSLPVLALFVAYEKAKTRRDGSPLVELALFRVKSFAAGIGVQLSFGIASGIFFMVWTLYMQLGLGWSALRAGLTGVPFSLAVSVAAGLSVQVLVPRFGRKVLQAGALVMAAGTLVYLAEAARYGMEIESWQMALPLVVMGLGMGLIVAPLTDLVLSEVPREHSGSASGLINTTQQLGVALGLGLSSVAFFTVVDAADPAVQAMGPVFVNAFQHALWWVSGGLLLVFALVFALPRRAPRPVVEAEAPEQELVAA, via the coding sequence ATGTCACCCGTCACCGACACCCCCGACCGCCGCCGCTGGCTGGCGCTCGCCGTGGTGATGACGGCCAGTCTGATGGACCTGGTCGACGTCACCATCGTCAACATCGCCATGCCGAGCATCCAGCTGGACCTGGGCGCGGGTTACAGCACGCTGCAGTGGATCACCGCCGGGTACGCGCTGGCCTTCGCGATCGGTCTGATCACCGGCGGGCGGCTCGGTGACATCTACGGCCGCAAGCGGCTGTTCCTGATCGGGATCACCGGCTTCACGCTGGCCTCCGCGCTCTGCGGTCTGGCCGGCAGCCCGGAGATGCTGGTGGCCGCCCGGGTGCTGCAGGGGGCGACGGCCTCGCTGATGGTGCCTCAGGTGCTGTCGATCATCCATGTCACCTTCCCGGCGCACGAGCGCGGCAAGGTGTTCGGGATGTTCGGCGCGATGGTCGGGCTCGGGGCGGTGCTCGGGCCGCTGCTGGGCGCGCTGCTGACGGAGTGGGACCTGTTCGGTCTGGGCTGGCGGCCGATCTTCCTGGTCAACCTGCCGATCGGGATCGCCGGGCTGCTGCTGGGCGCCAAGTACGTCGGCGAGTCCAAGGCCCCGCAGGCGCTGAAGCTGGACCTGGTCGGGATGCTGCTGGCCGGGGCCGGGCTGCTGATGCTGCTCTACCCGCTGACCCAGGGCCGGGAGTCGGGCTGGCCGGTCTGGGGCTTCGTCTCGATGGGGCTGAGCCTGCCGGTGCTGGCGCTGTTCGTGGCGTACGAGAAGGCCAAGACCCGGCGGGACGGCTCGCCGCTGGTGGAGCTGGCGCTGTTCCGGGTGAAGAGCTTCGCGGCGGGCATCGGGGTGCAGCTGAGCTTCGGGATCGCCTCCGGCATCTTCTTCATGGTGTGGACCCTCTACATGCAGCTCGGCCTCGGCTGGAGCGCGCTGCGGGCCGGGCTGACCGGGGTGCCGTTCTCGCTCGCGGTGTCGGTGGCGGCGGGGCTGTCGGTGCAGGTGCTGGTGCCGAGGTTCGGCCGGAAGGTGCTGCAGGCGGGGGCGCTGGTGATGGCGGCCGGGACGCTGGTCTACCTGGCCGAGGCGGCCCGGTACGGGATGGAGATCGAGTCCTGGCAGATGGCGCTGCCGCTGGTGGTGATGGGCCTCGGGATGGGCCTGATCGTCGCCCCGCTGACCGACCTGGTGCTCTCCGAGGTGCCGCGCGAGCACTCGGGCTCGGCCTCCGGGCTGATCAACACCACCCAGCAGCTGGGCGTCGCGCTGGGCCTCGGGCTCTCCTCGGTGGCGTTCTTCACCGTGGTCGACGCGGCCGACCCGGCCGTCCAGGCGATGGGGCCGGTCTTCGTGAACGCCTTCCAGCACGCGCTGTGGTGGGTGAGCGGCGGGTTGCTGCTGGTCTTCGCGCTGGTCTTCGCCCTGCCTCGGCGGGCCCCGCGGCCGGTGGTCGAGGCCGAGGCGCCGGAGCAGGAGCTGGTGGCGGCCTGA
- a CDS encoding helix-turn-helix transcriptional regulator: protein MTDTPARLLSLLSLLQTPREWPGSELADRLRVSPRTIRRDIERLRDLGYPVEASKGAIGGYRLVAGAAMPPLLLDDEEAVAIAVGLRAAAGQAVEGIEEASVRALAKLVQVLPARLRHRVGSLNAATVPLAGGGPRVDPEVLTTLASAAAGREKLRFQYRAGDGAETRRLVEPHRLVATGRRWYLVAFDNERDDWRIFRVDRVREPQPTGARTVPRELPAEDAGAYVAARLTNRSRTYTAVATLHAPLHRLQDRLGFREDEVEALDDTRTRLRTQADSLEWLALRLASLGCEFEVHEPAELRTYLTDLAARATRAAAL from the coding sequence ATGACCGACACCCCCGCGAGGCTGCTCAGCCTGCTCTCGCTCCTCCAGACCCCCCGCGAGTGGCCCGGCAGCGAGCTGGCCGACCGCCTCCGGGTCAGCCCGCGCACCATCCGCCGGGACATCGAGCGGCTGCGCGACCTCGGCTACCCGGTGGAGGCCAGCAAGGGCGCGATCGGCGGCTACCGGCTGGTGGCCGGCGCCGCGATGCCGCCGCTGCTGCTGGACGACGAGGAGGCGGTGGCCATCGCGGTCGGCCTGCGGGCCGCCGCCGGGCAGGCGGTCGAGGGGATCGAGGAGGCCTCGGTACGGGCGCTGGCCAAGCTGGTCCAGGTGCTGCCCGCCCGGCTGCGCCACCGGGTCGGCTCGCTCAACGCCGCCACCGTCCCACTGGCCGGCGGCGGCCCCCGGGTCGACCCCGAGGTGCTCACCACGCTGGCCTCGGCCGCCGCCGGGCGGGAGAAGCTCCGGTTCCAGTACCGGGCCGGCGACGGCGCCGAGACCCGGCGGCTGGTCGAACCGCACCGCCTGGTCGCCACCGGCCGCCGCTGGTACCTGGTCGCCTTCGACAACGAACGCGACGACTGGCGGATCTTCCGGGTCGACCGGGTCCGCGAACCACAGCCGACCGGGGCCCGCACCGTCCCACGCGAGCTCCCGGCCGAGGACGCGGGCGCGTACGTCGCCGCCCGGCTCACCAACCGCAGCCGCACCTACACCGCCGTGGCCACCCTGCACGCCCCACTCCACCGCCTCCAGGACCGCCTGGGCTTCCGCGAGGACGAGGTCGAAGCCCTCGACGACACCCGCACCCGCCTCCGCACCCAGGCCGACTCCCTGGAGTGGCTGGCCCTCCGCCTGGCCAGCCTCGGCTGCGAGTTCGAAGTCCACGAACCCGCCGAACTCCGCACCTACCTCACCGACTTGGCCGCCCGCGCCACCCGCGCAGCGGCACTTTAG
- a CDS encoding GlcG/HbpS family heme-binding protein, which translates to MQKMSVRTRVLTGAVALAAVGAGTFGALSASAAPQNAQARPAAEVKKSDTVTSTHLSIAAATKAAQAALAAAEQENQRVTVAVVDRNGNTLVTLRGDGAGPQSYESAERKAFTAVSWNAPTSELVKRLATAPNLKDIPGTLFLGGGAPVAVQGAPIAGIGVAGAPSGDLDEKFAQAGVAALGK; encoded by the coding sequence ATGCAGAAGATGAGCGTTCGGACCCGGGTCCTGACCGGCGCGGTGGCCCTGGCGGCGGTCGGCGCGGGCACGTTCGGCGCGCTGTCGGCCTCCGCCGCCCCGCAGAACGCGCAGGCCAGGCCGGCCGCCGAGGTGAAGAAGTCCGACACGGTCACCAGCACCCACCTGAGCATCGCCGCCGCCACCAAGGCCGCCCAGGCCGCCCTGGCCGCCGCCGAGCAGGAGAACCAGCGGGTCACCGTCGCGGTGGTGGACCGGAACGGGAACACCCTGGTCACCCTGCGCGGCGACGGGGCCGGCCCGCAGTCGTACGAGTCGGCGGAGCGCAAGGCGTTCACCGCGGTCTCCTGGAACGCGCCGACCTCCGAGCTGGTCAAGCGGCTCGCCACGGCTCCGAACCTGAAGGACATCCCCGGCACGCTGTTCCTCGGCGGCGGCGCTCCGGTGGCCGTCCAGGGGGCGCCGATCGCGGGGATCGGTGTCGCGGGTGCGCCCAGCGGTGACCTCGACGAGAAGTTCGCCCAGGCGGGGGTCGCTGCGCTCGGCAAGTGA
- a CDS encoding NUDIX domain-containing protein codes for MSEESTTLQPRDQWLASLPRVFAAAGCLIRDPAGRVLIVKAGYRPDWQFVGGTVDRGEDAAQCASRELLEETGLVGQAGPLLTVAWTHPTEELAHPAVHFLFDFGTIPADSPITLPAGELDDYRWVTVENALALLGPTRAPRLAAGLAALADGRTRMVTTPAGGF; via the coding sequence ATGTCCGAGGAGAGCACCACCCTGCAGCCCCGCGACCAGTGGCTGGCCTCGCTGCCCCGGGTGTTCGCGGCGGCGGGGTGCCTGATCCGCGACCCCGCCGGCCGGGTGCTGATCGTGAAGGCGGGCTACCGGCCCGACTGGCAGTTCGTCGGCGGCACGGTGGACCGGGGCGAGGACGCCGCGCAGTGCGCGAGCCGGGAGCTGCTGGAGGAGACCGGCCTGGTGGGGCAGGCCGGACCGCTGCTCACGGTGGCCTGGACCCACCCGACCGAGGAGCTCGCCCACCCGGCCGTGCACTTCCTGTTCGACTTCGGCACCATCCCCGCCGACAGCCCGATCACGCTCCCGGCGGGCGAGCTGGACGACTACCGCTGGGTCACCGTCGAGAACGCGCTCGCCCTGCTCGGCCCGACCCGCGCGCCCCGGCTGGCCGCCGGCCTGGCCGCCCTGGCGGACGGCCGGACCAGGATGGTCACCACGCCGGCCGGCGGCTTCTGA
- a CDS encoding class I SAM-dependent DNA methyltransferase — MAQFADFDSRGYPMVDVRTGYGQWVGSYERTVEDLMDLAVLARLAVPDWASVARAADLGCGTGRTGVWLRAQGVQAVDGVDLTPEMLALAGAKGAHDRLVEADLAATGLPDGGYGLVVSSLVDEHLADLTPFYREAYRLAAPGGLCVLVGLHPQFIMAAGMPTHFTTDGGEDVAIDTHLHLVSDHLTAALAEGWQLAEMREGVVGDEWIALKPKWSRFRGIPVSAAYVFRKV, encoded by the coding sequence ATGGCGCAATTCGCAGATTTTGACTCCCGCGGCTATCCGATGGTCGACGTCCGGACGGGCTACGGCCAGTGGGTCGGCAGCTACGAGCGGACCGTCGAGGACCTGATGGACCTGGCCGTGCTGGCCCGGCTGGCGGTGCCCGACTGGGCGTCCGTCGCCCGGGCCGCCGACCTCGGCTGCGGCACCGGACGGACCGGCGTGTGGCTGCGCGCCCAGGGCGTCCAGGCGGTGGACGGCGTCGACCTCACCCCCGAGATGCTCGCCCTGGCCGGAGCCAAGGGCGCGCACGACCGGCTGGTGGAGGCTGACCTGGCCGCCACCGGACTGCCGGACGGCGGGTACGGGCTGGTGGTCTCCTCGCTGGTGGACGAGCACCTGGCCGACCTGACCCCGTTCTACCGCGAGGCGTACCGGCTGGCCGCCCCCGGCGGGCTGTGCGTCCTGGTCGGCCTGCACCCGCAGTTCATCATGGCGGCCGGGATGCCCACCCACTTCACCACCGACGGGGGCGAGGACGTCGCCATCGACACCCACCTGCACCTGGTCAGCGACCACCTGACGGCCGCACTGGCCGAGGGGTGGCAGCTGGCCGAGATGCGGGAGGGCGTGGTCGGCGACGAGTGGATCGCGCTGAAGCCCAAGTGGTCCCGGTTCCGGGGCATCCCGGTCTCCGCCGCGTACGTCTTCCGCAAGGTCTGA